One genomic window of Eptesicus fuscus isolate TK198812 chromosome 6, DD_ASM_mEF_20220401, whole genome shotgun sequence includes the following:
- the KIAA1191 gene encoding putative monooxygenase p33MONOX isoform X3: protein MTLSSATDNVDKVPVVKAKATRVIMSSLITKQTQESIQRFEQQAGLRDAGYTPHKGLTTEETKYLRVAEALHKLKLQSGETARDEKQPASAQSTPSSTPHSSPKQKPRGWFSSGSSTALPGPHFSTMDSGSGDKDRNSADKWSLFGPRSIQKSDSGGFATQPYRGAQKPSPMEVMRMQATRMAEDPAAFKPPRMDLPVMEGKKPPPRTHNLKPRDLNVLTPTGF, encoded by the exons atgaccctGTCATCGGCCACTGACAATGTGGACAAGGTCCCAGTGGTGAAGGCCAAAGCCACCCGTGTCATCATGAGTTCTCTGATCACAA AACAGACCCAGGAGAGCATCCAGCGCTTTGAgcagcaggcagggctgagagacGCTGGCTACACCCCTCACAAGGGCCTTACCACCGAGGAGACCAAGTACCTCCGCGTGGCAGAGGCACTCCAC AAACTAAAACTACAGAGCGGAGAGACTGCGAGGGACGAGAAGCAGCCGGCCTCCGCCCAGTCCACCCCCAGCAGCACCCCCCACTCTTCGCCTAAGCAGAAGCCGAG AGGCTGGTTCTCTTCGGGCTCGTCCACAGCCTTACCTGGCCCACATTTTAGCACCATGGATTCCGGCAGCGGGGATAAAGACAGGAACTCGGCAGATAAATGGAGCCTCTTTGGACCAAGATCCATCCAGAAGTCTGATTCGG GAGGCTTTGCCACCCAGCCCTACAGAGGAGCCCAGAAGCCCTCGCCAATGGAAGTGATGCGCATGCAGGCCACCCGCATGGCCGAAGACCCCGCAGCCTTCAAGCCGCCCAGGATGGACCTCCCAGTGATGGAGGGGAAGAAGCCACCGCCTCGGACCCATAATCTCAAACCCCGGGACTTGAATGTGCTCACACCCACCGGCTTCTAG
- the KIAA1191 gene encoding putative monooxygenase p33MONOX isoform X2, whose amino-acid sequence MSLPIGMCRRAFSYDDALEDPTPMTPPPSDMGSIPWKPVIPERKYQHLAKVEEGEASVSSPAMTLSSATDNVDKVPVVKAKATRVIMSSLITKQTQESIQRFEQQAGLRDAGYTPHKGLTTEETKYLRVAEALHKLKLQSGETARDEKQPASAQSTPSSTPHSSPKQKPRGWFSSGSSTALPGPHFSTMDSGSGDKDRNSADKWSLFGPRSIQKSDSGGFATQPYRGAQKPSPMEVMRMQATRMAEDPAAFKPPRMDLPVMEGKKPPPRTHNLKPRDLNVLTPTGF is encoded by the exons ATGTCCCTGCCCATCGGGATGTGCCGCCGGGCATTCAGCTATGATGATGCCCTGGAGGACCCTACGCCCATGACTCCTCCTCCATCGGACATGGGCAGCATCCCCTGGAAGCCAGTGATTCCAGAGCGCAAGTATCAGCACCTCGCCAAG gtggaggaaggagaggccagtgtctcctcccctgccatgaccctGTCATCGGCCACTGACAATGTGGACAAGGTCCCAGTGGTGAAGGCCAAAGCCACCCGTGTCATCATGAGTTCTCTGATCACAA AACAGACCCAGGAGAGCATCCAGCGCTTTGAgcagcaggcagggctgagagacGCTGGCTACACCCCTCACAAGGGCCTTACCACCGAGGAGACCAAGTACCTCCGCGTGGCAGAGGCACTCCAC AAACTAAAACTACAGAGCGGAGAGACTGCGAGGGACGAGAAGCAGCCGGCCTCCGCCCAGTCCACCCCCAGCAGCACCCCCCACTCTTCGCCTAAGCAGAAGCCGAG AGGCTGGTTCTCTTCGGGCTCGTCCACAGCCTTACCTGGCCCACATTTTAGCACCATGGATTCCGGCAGCGGGGATAAAGACAGGAACTCGGCAGATAAATGGAGCCTCTTTGGACCAAGATCCATCCAGAAGTCTGATTCGG GAGGCTTTGCCACCCAGCCCTACAGAGGAGCCCAGAAGCCCTCGCCAATGGAAGTGATGCGCATGCAGGCCACCCGCATGGCCGAAGACCCCGCAGCCTTCAAGCCGCCCAGGATGGACCTCCCAGTGATGGAGGGGAAGAAGCCACCGCCTCGGACCCATAATCTCAAACCCCGGGACTTGAATGTGCTCACACCCACCGGCTTCTAG
- the KIAA1191 gene encoding putative monooxygenase p33MONOX isoform X1, with the protein MASRPSEVPALEPSGPLGKMSLPIGMCRRAFSYDDALEDPTPMTPPPSDMGSIPWKPVIPERKYQHLAKVEEGEASVSSPAMTLSSATDNVDKVPVVKAKATRVIMSSLITKQTQESIQRFEQQAGLRDAGYTPHKGLTTEETKYLRVAEALHKLKLQSGETARDEKQPASAQSTPSSTPHSSPKQKPRGWFSSGSSTALPGPHFSTMDSGSGDKDRNSADKWSLFGPRSIQKSDSGGFATQPYRGAQKPSPMEVMRMQATRMAEDPAAFKPPRMDLPVMEGKKPPPRTHNLKPRDLNVLTPTGF; encoded by the exons ATGGCTTCGAGACCATCAGAAGTGCCTG CTCTTGAGCCTAGTGGGCCTCTAGGCAAGATGTCCCTGCCCATCGGGATGTGCCGCCGGGCATTCAGCTATGATGATGCCCTGGAGGACCCTACGCCCATGACTCCTCCTCCATCGGACATGGGCAGCATCCCCTGGAAGCCAGTGATTCCAGAGCGCAAGTATCAGCACCTCGCCAAG gtggaggaaggagaggccagtgtctcctcccctgccatgaccctGTCATCGGCCACTGACAATGTGGACAAGGTCCCAGTGGTGAAGGCCAAAGCCACCCGTGTCATCATGAGTTCTCTGATCACAA AACAGACCCAGGAGAGCATCCAGCGCTTTGAgcagcaggcagggctgagagacGCTGGCTACACCCCTCACAAGGGCCTTACCACCGAGGAGACCAAGTACCTCCGCGTGGCAGAGGCACTCCAC AAACTAAAACTACAGAGCGGAGAGACTGCGAGGGACGAGAAGCAGCCGGCCTCCGCCCAGTCCACCCCCAGCAGCACCCCCCACTCTTCGCCTAAGCAGAAGCCGAG AGGCTGGTTCTCTTCGGGCTCGTCCACAGCCTTACCTGGCCCACATTTTAGCACCATGGATTCCGGCAGCGGGGATAAAGACAGGAACTCGGCAGATAAATGGAGCCTCTTTGGACCAAGATCCATCCAGAAGTCTGATTCGG GAGGCTTTGCCACCCAGCCCTACAGAGGAGCCCAGAAGCCCTCGCCAATGGAAGTGATGCGCATGCAGGCCACCCGCATGGCCGAAGACCCCGCAGCCTTCAAGCCGCCCAGGATGGACCTCCCAGTGATGGAGGGGAAGAAGCCACCGCCTCGGACCCATAATCTCAAACCCCGGGACTTGAATGTGCTCACACCCACCGGCTTCTAG
- the SIMC1 gene encoding SUMO-interacting motif-containing protein 1, which translates to MEDFIVISDDSGSESSEGTRSGRARRLRRALSRTPGALPRRTVNRGQKLEPIPHRRLRMVTSTIEENFPLGTVQFLMDFVSPQHYPPREIVAHIIQKILLSGSETVDVLKEAYMLLMKIQQLHPANAKTVEWDWKLLTYVMEEEGQHLPGRVLFLRYVVQTLEDDFQHTLRKQRQHLQQSIANTVLSCDKQPHNVRDVIKWLVKAVTEGGLTQPPNGSHTCSGTGTMKASSSHASPQPALTKNTTQVIVCQLQRMLSIAVEVDRTPTCSSNKIAEMMFGFVLDIPERSQREMFFTTMESHLLRCKVLEIIFLHSCETPTRLPLSLAQALYFLNHSTSLLKCQSDKTQWQTWDELVEHLQFLLSSYQHVLREHLRSSVIDRKDLIIKRIKPKPQQGDDITVVDVEKQIEAFRGRLVQMLGEPLVPQLQDKVRLLKLLLFYAADLNPDAEPSPGHRSSPRSGHALSTKNTS; encoded by the exons AACAGGGGTCAAAAATTAGAACCCATCCCCCATCGAAGACTAAGAATGGTAACAAGCACCATTGAAGAAAATTTCCCCCTGGGGACGGTGCAGTTTTTGATGGACTTTGTGTCACCCCAGCATTACCCACCCAGAGAAATTGTGGCTCACATCATCCAGAAAATCCTGCTCAGTGGCTCTGAGACCGTGGATGTCCTGAAGGAGGCCTACATGCTCCTCATGAAAATTCAACA GCTCCACCCAGCTAATGCCAAGACAGTGGAGTGGGACTGGAAGCTGCTCACGTACGTCATGGAGGAAGAG GGACAGCATCTGCCCGGGCGCGTCCTTTTCCTGCGTTACGTGGTGCAGACCCTGGAGGATGACTTCCAGCACACCCTGAGGAAGCAGCGACAGCACCTGCAGCAGTCCATCGCCAACACGGTGCTGTCCTGCGACAAGCAGCCCCACAATGTCAG AGATGTGATCAAGTGGTTGGTTAAAGCGGTGACCGAAGGCGGATTAACTCAGCCCCCAAATGGGAGTCATACCTGTTCGGGAACAGGCACCATGAAGGCCAGCAGCAGCCACGCTTCTCCCCAGCCTGCTCTGACGAAGAACACCACTCAGGT GATTGTGTGCCAGCTGCAGAGGATGCTGTCCATAGCCGTGGAGGTGGACAGGACCCCCACCTGCAGCTCCAATAAAATTGCCGAGATGATGTTTGGGTTTGTGCTGGACATTCCGGAGAGGAGTCAGAG AGAGATGTTCTTTACCACCATGGAAAGCCACCTTCTGCGCTGCAAAGTATTGGAGATCATATTCCTGCACAGCTGCGAGACGCCCACccgcctgcccctgtccctggcccaggccctctaCTTCCTGAACCATTCCACGTCGCTGCTCAAGTGTCAG TCGGACAAAACCCAGTGGCAGACGTGGGATGAGCTGGTCGAGCACCTGCAGTTTCTGTTATCCAGCTATCAACATGTTCTCAGAG AGCATTTACGGAGTTCGGTGATCGATCGAAAAGACTTAATAATCAAAAGGATTAAGCCCAAGCCCCAGCAAGGCGATGACATCACAGTGGTGGACGTGGAGAAGCAGATCGAGGCCTTCCGCGGCCGCCTGGTCCAGATGCTGGGGGAGCCCCTGGTCCCCCAGCTCCAAGACAAAGTGCGCCTGTTGAAGCTCCTGCTCTTCTATGCCGCGGACTTGAACCCCGACGCAGAGCCCTCCCCCGGGCACCGGAGCAGCCCGAGGTCCGGCCACGCCCTGAGCACCAAGAATACCTCTTAA